One Shewanella sp. MR-4 DNA window includes the following coding sequences:
- the yejK gene encoding nucleoid-associated protein YejK, whose amino-acid sequence MSINIEQAIIHEISQDSQGQLRCRLRPQPLLNSQAVEMMLEELHQTYTSKSGKGFGYFGIHGDDGEANPAFSNALQEYRAGDLGFVEFTGQASKLLQEELAKYDFSQGGFLLMSCYTSMASDFLFVALLSAKSSMTVLDDMELSQNNHLDLSNIQLAARIDLTEWQADKDSRKYISFIRGRAGRKVADFFLDFMGCVEGVNTKAQNKTLMNAVEDFVASSDLTKEERQQCRNKVFEYCSERFDEGADIEIKDLADELADQGMESFYDFARGGSYELDEEFPADKSTLRQLKKFSGTGGGVTISFDGGHLGQRVIYDPISDTLLIKGVPANLKDQLDRRLKGE is encoded by the coding sequence ATGAGTATTAACATCGAACAAGCAATTATTCACGAGATTTCCCAGGACAGTCAGGGGCAATTACGCTGCCGTTTACGTCCTCAACCTCTGCTGAACAGTCAGGCTGTCGAGATGATGCTGGAAGAATTGCATCAGACTTATACCAGCAAATCCGGCAAAGGATTTGGCTATTTTGGTATCCATGGTGATGACGGTGAGGCTAATCCGGCCTTTTCGAATGCGCTGCAGGAATACCGTGCAGGGGATTTAGGCTTCGTCGAATTTACCGGCCAAGCCAGTAAGTTGTTGCAGGAAGAGTTGGCAAAATATGATTTTAGCCAAGGCGGATTCCTGTTGATGTCCTGCTATACCAGCATGGCGAGTGACTTTTTGTTTGTGGCGCTGCTGAGTGCCAAGTCATCGATGACGGTACTCGATGATATGGAACTGTCGCAAAACAACCACTTAGATTTAAGTAATATTCAATTAGCGGCACGTATCGATCTTACTGAATGGCAGGCCGATAAGGATTCCCGCAAGTACATCTCCTTTATCCGTGGACGTGCAGGCCGTAAGGTGGCGGACTTCTTCCTCGACTTTATGGGCTGTGTCGAAGGCGTAAATACTAAGGCGCAAAATAAGACCCTAATGAATGCGGTGGAAGATTTTGTTGCCAGCAGCGATCTGACCAAAGAAGAACGTCAGCAATGCCGTAACAAAGTGTTTGAGTATTGCTCCGAGCGTTTCGATGAAGGCGCTGACATTGAGATCAAAGATTTAGCCGATGAACTCGCCGATCAAGGTATGGAGTCTTTCTATGACTTTGCCCGTGGCGGTAGCTATGAGCTGGATGAAGAATTCCCCGCCGATAAATCGACCTTAAGACAATTGAAGAAGTTTTCGGGTACCGGTGGCGGCGTCACTATTAGCTTCGATGGCGGCCATTTAGGGCAGCGGGTGATTTACGATCCGATTTCCGACACGCTTTTGATTAAAGGCGTGCCCGCTAACTTAAAAGATCAGTTAGATAGACGTCTTAAGGGCGAATAA
- a CDS encoding DUF3413 domain-containing protein: MVERKKQMSRDRVSRLINWGHWFAFFNGLLAMIVGTRYLSSVGYPETWFGWGYLAVSTIGQFSFLAFIAYLICLFPLTLILPYSKILRGLAAVTATLSLCILLYDTIVYADYGMHLSPFAFDLAWADLNALLHGTSYIVTPIAILVIELTAANFLWKRIEKIQKLNLGNKVITFIGVCFVSSHLIHIWADAADITEITRFDDTYPLSYPATARSFMESHGIDGSSQSDDEANHATSTLSYPAQPLQCQADSKPNVLMLTIDSLRADMVDAKTMPFLHQYTEQNQSFTQHYSGGNQFRTGMFSLLYGLQGSYGDARIFNSTSPIMTQSFKQAGYQLGLFIPETNLNLRSAQAMFNDFTPVIAKETNGSADADLRSVGHFKQWQSEQQSPWFALVNLKAPENFDTPVGFLGIETVKADANLKPAQKVLFNQYRQSLNFIDKQIQAIVSELPSDTLVVITGVNGKIFTSNSDEAQRNLSPESVRVPMVIHWPNVGASKVKYRTSHYGVVPTLMTHILGCTNNTTDYSAGRSLLQPNQETWIYIGDSRIFAIYQQSEITVIDRHGKYRIYDENFEHRLHKKMSAPELIQVMREGRRLYNH, encoded by the coding sequence ATGGTCGAGCGAAAAAAGCAAATGAGCCGCGATCGCGTGTCACGACTCATCAACTGGGGACATTGGTTCGCCTTCTTTAATGGCCTGTTGGCCATGATTGTCGGCACACGCTATCTGAGCAGTGTGGGTTATCCCGAAACCTGGTTTGGCTGGGGCTACCTCGCCGTCAGCACCATTGGCCAGTTCAGTTTTCTTGCTTTTATCGCTTACTTGATCTGCCTATTCCCGCTGACCTTAATCTTGCCTTACTCCAAGATTTTAAGGGGCTTAGCGGCAGTGACCGCCACCTTAAGCCTGTGTATCTTATTGTATGACACCATAGTGTATGCCGATTATGGCATGCACTTGAGCCCCTTCGCCTTTGACTTAGCCTGGGCCGATTTAAATGCCCTGCTCCACGGCACCTCTTATATTGTCACGCCCATTGCCATTTTGGTGATTGAGCTAACGGCGGCTAACTTCCTGTGGAAACGGATTGAGAAAATCCAAAAGCTGAATCTTGGCAATAAAGTGATTACCTTTATTGGGGTGTGTTTTGTCAGCAGCCATTTGATCCACATTTGGGCCGACGCGGCCGATATCACTGAAATTACCCGTTTCGATGATACTTATCCGCTGTCATACCCCGCCACGGCTCGCTCCTTTATGGAAAGCCATGGGATTGATGGTTCTTCGCAATCGGATGATGAAGCCAATCATGCGACCAGCACGCTCAGTTATCCCGCACAGCCACTACAATGCCAAGCCGACAGCAAACCCAATGTGTTAATGCTGACCATCGATAGCTTACGTGCCGACATGGTGGACGCTAAGACCATGCCGTTTTTGCATCAATACACTGAGCAGAATCAGAGCTTTACTCAGCATTACAGTGGCGGTAATCAATTTAGAACCGGCATGTTCTCCCTGCTCTATGGCTTACAAGGCAGCTATGGCGATGCGCGCATCTTCAATAGCACTAGCCCAATCATGACCCAAAGCTTTAAACAGGCGGGTTATCAGCTTGGCTTATTTATCCCCGAAACCAATCTGAATTTACGCTCGGCGCAGGCCATGTTTAATGATTTTACCCCTGTCATCGCCAAAGAAACCAATGGCAGTGCCGATGCGGATTTACGCAGCGTAGGCCACTTTAAACAATGGCAAAGCGAGCAACAGAGCCCATGGTTTGCCCTCGTCAACCTGAAGGCGCCGGAGAATTTTGATACCCCAGTCGGCTTCCTTGGCATCGAAACCGTCAAGGCCGATGCGAATTTGAAACCGGCCCAAAAGGTGCTGTTTAACCAATATCGCCAATCGTTGAATTTTATTGATAAGCAAATCCAAGCGATAGTGAGTGAGTTGCCGAGCGATACCTTAGTGGTGATCACCGGCGTTAATGGCAAAATTTTCACCAGCAACAGCGACGAAGCCCAGCGCAATCTGTCTCCCGAGAGTGTCAGAGTGCCTATGGTCATTCATTGGCCCAATGTCGGCGCCAGTAAGGTTAAATACCGCACGAGTCACTATGGTGTAGTGCCTACCTTGATGACCCATATCTTAGGTTGCACCAATAACACCACGGACTACAGCGCGGGCCGTAGCCTGTTGCAACCGAACCAAGAGACCTGGATTTACATCGGCGACAGTCGCATTTTTGCCATTTACCAACAGTCGGAAATCACCGTCATCGACCGCCATGGTAAATACCGCATTTACGATGAAAACTTTGAGCACAGACTGCATAAGAAGATGAGCGCGCCTGAGCTTATCCAAGTGATGCGAGAGGGACGTCGCCTCTACAATCATTAA
- a CDS encoding M23 family metallopeptidase: MLNAVPNALPKLLKTLPNTPSLSCKAVVLSLLTLFSLSTQAQVSFEGQFEQGALIRGKAPAGTQISLNGEALKVTPDGHFAFGFDRDAQLSQELRLVYPDGLTEVKPLSVTKREYNIQSVKGISNKIMKPDPVAQERAAKDTAQVKAARGTFSEQTAFLQSFIWPLTGRISGVYGSQRIYNDVPGNPHFGVDVAAKTGTVVVAPADGVISLSVPDMFYSGGTMIIDHGYGVSSSFLHLSKLYVNAGETVKQGQAVAEVGATGRANGPHLDWRVNWFQMRLDPTTIVPSMATVLAAEKAQKQ; the protein is encoded by the coding sequence ATGCTAAACGCCGTACCCAATGCCCTACCTAAGTTGTTAAAAACTTTACCGAACACACCATCACTCAGTTGTAAGGCGGTAGTCTTGTCGCTCTTAACCCTATTTAGCTTATCGACTCAGGCGCAGGTGAGTTTTGAAGGGCAATTTGAGCAGGGCGCGTTAATTCGTGGTAAAGCGCCGGCGGGCACGCAGATAAGTCTTAACGGTGAGGCATTAAAAGTAACGCCAGATGGCCATTTTGCCTTTGGCTTTGATCGGGATGCGCAGCTGAGTCAAGAACTACGCTTGGTCTATCCCGATGGCTTAACCGAAGTCAAACCGCTCAGTGTTACTAAGCGCGAATACAATATTCAAAGCGTTAAGGGCATCAGCAATAAGATCATGAAGCCCGATCCCGTGGCGCAGGAGCGAGCGGCTAAAGATACGGCGCAGGTGAAAGCGGCCCGTGGCACTTTTAGCGAGCAAACGGCATTTTTACAGTCGTTTATTTGGCCATTAACCGGCAGGATCTCCGGCGTCTATGGTAGTCAGCGTATTTATAACGATGTGCCTGGCAACCCCCATTTTGGTGTGGATGTCGCTGCGAAAACCGGTACTGTGGTCGTCGCGCCTGCCGATGGCGTGATCAGCCTGTCGGTTCCCGATATGTTTTATTCGGGCGGCACTATGATCATCGACCATGGCTATGGCGTGAGTTCAAGCTTTTTGCACTTAAGCAAACTCTATGTCAATGCAGGCGAAACCGTTAAGCAAGGCCAAGCCGTGGCAGAAGTCGGCGCGACAGGCCGAGCGAATGGCCCGCATTTAGATTGGCGTGTGAACTGGTTTCAAATGCGCCTCGATCCGACAACCATAGTGCCATCTATGGCGACTGTGCTGGCGGCGGAAAAAGCACAAAAACAATAG
- a CDS encoding 6-pyruvoyl trahydropterin synthase family protein yields the protein MQLFVKDLTVIDFSYLCPKRGMVGESWIVDVVLEGGLDEQNMVLDFAKVKRTIKQTIDAVADHRLLVPTAYSGVRWQQQGDRVWMDFDSTLGEIHLACPSQAFALVPSEQIDIPSVNAFLQKALRETLPDNVEGISLTLRHEFLNSPYYHYSHGLRKHDGNCQRIAHGHRSPVQVFENGIPAPKWDEYWAKRWHDIYLGSEEDLVSVKTLNLSPQTRISDDSHYGFHYQAPQGDFQLAMPKECCDLIPHDTTVELLADYMATTLVAKVPSSQFTVIAYEGVGKGAIVSKGN from the coding sequence ATGCAACTGTTTGTAAAAGATTTAACCGTGATCGATTTTTCCTACCTTTGCCCCAAGCGTGGCATGGTGGGGGAAAGCTGGATTGTCGATGTGGTATTAGAAGGCGGCCTAGACGAGCAAAATATGGTGCTCGATTTCGCTAAAGTGAAGCGAACCATCAAGCAGACAATTGATGCGGTGGCCGATCATCGTTTATTGGTGCCGACTGCCTACAGTGGCGTGCGTTGGCAGCAGCAAGGCGATAGAGTGTGGATGGATTTCGATAGCACGCTCGGTGAGATCCACTTAGCTTGTCCTTCCCAAGCCTTTGCACTCGTTCCATCGGAACAGATTGATATTCCAAGTGTTAACGCCTTTTTACAAAAAGCACTGCGGGAAACTCTGCCCGATAATGTTGAAGGTATTAGCCTCACTTTAAGGCATGAGTTCCTCAACTCGCCTTACTATCATTACAGCCATGGTTTACGTAAACACGATGGCAATTGCCAGCGGATTGCCCATGGTCATCGTAGCCCGGTGCAAGTGTTTGAAAACGGCATTCCAGCACCGAAATGGGATGAATATTGGGCCAAGCGTTGGCACGATATCTATCTCGGTAGCGAGGAGGATTTAGTGTCAGTGAAGACCCTTAATCTATCGCCACAAACGCGGATCAGTGATGACAGCCATTATGGTTTCCACTATCAAGCGCCGCAGGGGGATTTCCAACTGGCCATGCCCAAGGAATGTTGTGATTTGATCCCGCACGATACCACGGTTGAATTGCTGGCCGACTATATGGCGACTACCTTAGTAGCAAAAGTGCCATCGAGCCAATTTACTGTGATTGCCTACGAAGGCGTGGGTAAAGGCGCCATAGTGAGCAAAGGCAATTAA
- a CDS encoding NADH:flavin oxidoreductase/NADH oxidase, with amino-acid sequence MTQLFSPFKLKNITLKNRIAVAPMCQYQAHDGLSNDWHQVHYTSLARGGAGLVVVEATAVSPEGRITPRCLGLWNDEQAAGLAKIATAIKDSGAVAGIQIAHAGRKASANIPWEGDDHIEGDQGWQTLSPSAVAFGENLGKVPTAMTIDDIQRVKADFVAAAKRALDAGFEWLELHFAHGYLAQSFFSTYANQRTDEYGGDAEGRGRFLIETVEAVRAVWPEHLPLTARFGVIEFDDKDEQTLSESIALVKQFKRAGLDMLNVSICFSTPTANIPWRPAFLAPIAERVRREVGFPVATSWGMDNPHHAEQAIQDQQMDLVMIGKAFLANPHWPYQAAQTLKVSRPSWVLPSSYAHWLERYSTVKVESSID; translated from the coding sequence ATGACCCAGCTATTTTCTCCTTTCAAATTAAAAAATATTACCCTTAAAAACCGCATTGCCGTGGCACCTATGTGCCAGTATCAGGCTCACGACGGGCTGAGTAACGACTGGCACCAAGTGCACTACACGAGCCTTGCTCGCGGCGGCGCAGGCTTAGTGGTGGTTGAGGCGACCGCCGTATCGCCAGAGGGGCGGATCACTCCGCGCTGTTTAGGCTTGTGGAACGATGAGCAAGCGGCGGGCTTAGCAAAAATTGCCACGGCAATTAAAGATTCTGGCGCGGTGGCGGGGATCCAAATCGCCCACGCTGGTCGTAAAGCCAGTGCCAACATTCCTTGGGAAGGGGATGACCATATTGAGGGGGATCAAGGTTGGCAAACACTGTCGCCATCGGCCGTGGCATTTGGCGAAAACCTTGGCAAAGTACCGACAGCCATGACGATTGACGATATTCAACGTGTGAAAGCCGATTTTGTGGCGGCGGCCAAGCGAGCGCTCGACGCTGGGTTTGAATGGTTAGAGCTGCACTTTGCTCACGGCTATTTAGCGCAAAGCTTCTTCTCTACCTATGCCAACCAACGTACCGATGAATACGGTGGCGATGCCGAAGGACGAGGCCGTTTCCTTATCGAGACAGTGGAAGCGGTGAGGGCGGTTTGGCCTGAGCATTTACCGTTAACGGCGCGCTTTGGTGTGATTGAATTTGATGATAAAGACGAGCAAACCCTGAGTGAGTCCATCGCCTTGGTAAAGCAATTTAAGCGCGCGGGCCTCGATATGCTTAACGTCAGTATTTGTTTTTCAACCCCCACGGCGAACATTCCTTGGCGTCCAGCCTTTTTGGCGCCTATTGCCGAGCGAGTGCGTCGGGAAGTAGGTTTCCCGGTGGCAACATCTTGGGGCATGGATAATCCTCACCATGCGGAGCAAGCGATTCAAGATCAGCAAATGGATTTAGTGATGATAGGTAAAGCGTTCTTGGCTAACCCTCACTGGCCTTATCAAGCGGCACAAACCTTAAAGGTCTCGCGTCCATCTTGGGTATTACCTTCATCCTACGCCCATTGGTTAGAACGTTACTCCACCGTGAAAGTGGAATCATCCATAGATTGA
- a CDS encoding L,D-transpeptidase family protein codes for MRVPLLTKTITVAMTVAALISPQVLASSGIGKVDLVVITKSESNMALLRDGKILKQYRIAMGDLPTGHKLTEGDQRTPQGRYILDYKKSDSAYYKSIHISYPNEEDKLRAKALGIRPGGMIMIHGQNPRSPLSPEQAQQYNWTDGCIAITNAEMDEVWKAVDEGTPIEIWP; via the coding sequence ATGCGCGTACCCCTACTCACTAAAACAATTACTGTGGCCATGACTGTCGCCGCACTGATTTCACCCCAAGTGCTCGCCTCATCGGGTATAGGTAAAGTCGATTTAGTGGTGATCACTAAGTCTGAGTCCAATATGGCGCTGTTAAGGGACGGCAAAATCCTCAAGCAATACCGTATTGCCATGGGTGACTTGCCGACGGGCCACAAGTTAACTGAAGGCGACCAACGTACGCCGCAGGGCCGTTATATTCTGGACTATAAAAAATCCGATAGCGCCTATTACAAGTCGATCCATATTTCTTATCCAAATGAAGAAGATAAGTTAAGAGCCAAGGCACTGGGGATCCGCCCGGGCGGCATGATCATGATCCACGGCCAGAACCCTCGTTCACCTCTCTCGCCCGAGCAGGCACAGCAATACAACTGGACCGACGGTTGTATCGCCATTACCAACGCCGAGATGGATGAAGTGTGGAAAGCCGTCGATGAAGGCACGCCCATCGAGATTTGGCCCTAA
- a CDS encoding cytochrome-c peroxidase: MIKLTAIAISIMAMLGGHYAVAAEPIEVITPAKITEPEKVELGKMLFFEPRLSKSGFISCNSCHNLSTGGVDALPTSIGHHWQEGPINSPTVLNTDFMLAQFWDGRASDLKEQAAGPIANPKEMGFTHELATETIASMPAYRARFAKVYGDEKVDIDRLTDAIAAFEKTLVTPNSPFDQYLLGKQDAISSEAKAGYQLFKDKGCVSCHNGPAVGGTMFMKMGLIKPFHTNNPAEGRKGVTGKEADKYVFKVPTLRNIELTYPYFHDGSVWTLEEAVNTMADIQLGQKLTDKETKEMVAFLNSLTGEQPQITLPILPPSNKATPRPVPFAAASK; encoded by the coding sequence ATGATCAAACTCACCGCTATCGCGATCAGTATTATGGCCATGTTAGGCGGACACTACGCCGTTGCTGCCGAACCGATTGAAGTGATTACGCCAGCTAAAATCACTGAGCCAGAAAAAGTCGAACTGGGTAAGATGCTGTTTTTCGAACCCAGACTGTCGAAATCAGGCTTTATCTCCTGTAATTCTTGCCACAATCTTTCTACTGGCGGCGTGGATGCCCTGCCCACATCGATTGGCCACCATTGGCAAGAGGGTCCAATTAACTCCCCAACCGTGCTGAACACCGACTTTATGCTGGCGCAATTCTGGGATGGCCGCGCCAGCGACTTAAAAGAGCAAGCCGCAGGCCCGATTGCCAATCCAAAGGAAATGGGCTTTACCCATGAACTTGCCACCGAAACCATTGCCTCAATGCCCGCATACCGCGCTCGCTTCGCTAAGGTTTATGGCGATGAAAAAGTCGATATCGATCGTTTAACCGATGCCATTGCCGCCTTCGAAAAAACCTTAGTCACGCCGAATAGCCCATTCGATCAATATTTATTAGGTAAACAGGATGCGATTAGTAGCGAAGCCAAAGCCGGTTACCAACTGTTTAAGGACAAAGGCTGCGTCAGCTGCCACAATGGCCCCGCGGTCGGTGGCACTATGTTTATGAAGATGGGCCTCATCAAACCATTCCACACCAATAATCCTGCCGAAGGGCGTAAAGGCGTGACGGGCAAAGAAGCCGATAAATATGTGTTTAAAGTACCAACACTGCGTAATATCGAGCTGACCTATCCCTACTTCCACGATGGCAGTGTTTGGACGCTCGAAGAAGCGGTAAATACCATGGCGGATATTCAGTTAGGCCAAAAGCTCACCGACAAAGAAACTAAGGAAATGGTGGCCTTCTTAAATTCGCTCACAGGTGAACAGCCGCAGATCACGCTGCCAATTCTGCCGCCATCGAATAAAGCAACGCCACGCCCGGTACCATTTGCAGCAGCTTCCAAGTAA
- a CDS encoding LysR family transcriptional regulator, translating into MINPQWLNTFAVLVEKGNFTRTAEAIGITQAAVSQHISRLEEEYGTLFLRRSRQLEITPVGEHLLSYVKDINCAQKRLQQKLIQDDAHIGEISLITPGSIGLTLYPLLLQLQTEFSQLKIHHRFAPDNEILSAILTNQHEFGMVTFKPSDPSICSRHFTEEPLELVVPAGHKIADWQDLQRIGFISHPDGEAMATRLLSRKYPGSPGIQEIPCKGFINQISLILEPVAKGLGFTVIPRYARKAFERQDEIYVVECGSPVVDTIWLIHRAEWPLSRRAQKAIAYLKNKI; encoded by the coding sequence ATGATAAATCCACAATGGCTCAATACCTTTGCAGTGTTAGTGGAAAAGGGAAACTTTACCCGAACGGCCGAAGCCATAGGTATCACCCAAGCCGCGGTCAGCCAACATATCAGTCGCTTAGAGGAAGAATACGGCACTCTATTTTTGCGCCGTAGCCGCCAACTCGAAATCACCCCCGTTGGTGAGCATTTGTTGAGTTACGTCAAAGACATAAACTGCGCCCAGAAGCGATTACAGCAAAAACTCATCCAAGATGATGCCCATATTGGCGAAATTAGCCTTATCACCCCAGGCAGTATCGGCTTAACACTTTACCCATTGCTCTTACAGCTACAAACGGAGTTTTCGCAGCTAAAAATTCATCATCGTTTTGCCCCCGATAATGAAATCCTCTCCGCTATTCTGACCAATCAACATGAGTTTGGGATGGTAACTTTTAAGCCATCGGATCCTAGTATTTGCAGTCGCCATTTTACCGAAGAACCGCTCGAGTTGGTTGTGCCCGCAGGGCATAAAATCGCTGATTGGCAAGATTTACAGCGCATCGGATTTATCTCTCACCCCGATGGCGAAGCCATGGCAACGCGTTTACTGAGTCGTAAATATCCAGGGAGTCCTGGCATCCAAGAGATCCCCTGCAAAGGTTTTATCAATCAGATCAGTTTAATCCTCGAACCCGTTGCCAAGGGGCTCGGCTTTACCGTGATCCCTCGCTATGCCCGTAAAGCCTTTGAACGACAAGATGAAATCTATGTGGTTGAGTGTGGCAGCCCAGTGGTAGACACCATTTGGCTGATCCACAGAGCCGAGTGGCCTTTATCACGTCGGGCACAAAAAGCGATCGCCTACTTAAAAAATAAAATTTAA
- a CDS encoding GGDEF domain-containing protein, whose protein sequence is MTQIAPLHADTDHNQAIETILNSLDVLVYVSDLNTYDLLYLNSYGASVWGDAKGKKCYQVLQSAQNSPCQFCTNPKLVDSDGNPTGVHVWEFQNTQNGRWYQCRDQAIHWTDGRLVRIEIATDITERKQMEQALIEAKSTAERLAHTDELTQLYNRRAFFNLGRQIAQQAQQPLSFIMFDIDHFKRINDHWGHAIGDAALIHIARLTQTKLSSSDILARLGGEEFGLILPNTHHEQAWQVAEAIRHGFDTQPLHLDGHSIRCTASFGISSIILPKINHLDEAQTLLESLFNNADQAMMQAKRAGRNQVCHAA, encoded by the coding sequence ATGACCCAAATAGCCCCACTACACGCCGATACGGACCATAATCAAGCCATTGAGACTATCCTCAATAGCCTCGATGTGTTGGTCTATGTATCAGATTTAAATACCTATGATTTGCTCTATTTAAATAGTTATGGCGCATCAGTTTGGGGGGATGCGAAAGGAAAAAAGTGCTATCAAGTTCTGCAATCGGCACAAAACTCCCCTTGCCAATTTTGCACTAATCCTAAACTAGTGGACTCGGATGGAAATCCTACGGGCGTCCATGTATGGGAGTTTCAAAATACGCAAAATGGCCGTTGGTATCAATGTCGAGATCAAGCCATTCATTGGACTGATGGCCGATTAGTCAGAATTGAAATCGCCACCGATATCACCGAACGCAAACAGATGGAGCAAGCACTAATAGAGGCCAAATCTACGGCAGAGCGCCTTGCCCATACCGACGAACTGACCCAGCTCTATAATCGCCGGGCTTTTTTCAATCTCGGTCGTCAAATCGCGCAGCAAGCCCAACAACCGCTGTCGTTTATTATGTTTGATATTGACCATTTCAAGCGGATTAACGACCATTGGGGCCACGCAATCGGTGATGCGGCGCTTATCCATATCGCAAGATTGACGCAAACTAAACTGAGTTCGAGTGATATTCTCGCCCGTTTAGGGGGTGAAGAGTTTGGCCTGATTTTACCCAACACTCACCATGAGCAAGCATGGCAAGTTGCGGAAGCGATTCGCCATGGGTTTGATACACAGCCGCTGCACCTTGATGGACATAGCATCCGCTGCACCGCAAGCTTTGGCATATCATCCATAATCTTACCAAAAATCAATCACCTCGATGAGGCACAAACTCTCTTGGAGAGCTTATTCAATAATGCCGATCAGGCCATGATGCAAGCTAAACGCGCAGGTAGGAATCAAGTCTGCCATGCGGCATAA
- a CDS encoding YejL family protein, with the protein MAIQSKYSNAQVESLIAEILAVLEKHKAPTDLSLMALGNCVTHLLERKVPSESRQAVAEQFAKALAQSVKSN; encoded by the coding sequence ATGGCAATCCAATCGAAATACTCAAACGCACAAGTTGAATCATTAATCGCCGAGATTTTAGCGGTACTCGAAAAGCACAAAGCCCCTACTGACTTAAGCCTGATGGCACTGGGCAACTGTGTCACTCACCTGCTCGAGCGCAAAGTGCCAAGTGAATCTCGCCAAGCAGTCGCTGAACAATTTGCGAAAGCACTCGCACAATCGGTGAAATCCAATTAA
- a CDS encoding VOC family protein: MSTITTEAAVFSYATLEQTWPEFEAKILTFLGRLGLADKALHCDHVALRVNSIAAADALKQAFSARGRIISDNQINGRTILIIELDKPLILGSFSIDCVELPYPGDTLYPQEGWEHIELVLPSTAQDCDGLSQELAQLSPSLVPLLQGQAASLTEAPIKVKFSSPKGDKERLANPTIAFKQADVCIKIHPHSIKAVIASEHAEM, translated from the coding sequence ATGTCAACAATCACTACAGAGGCTGCGGTATTCAGCTACGCCACCTTAGAACAGACATGGCCAGAGTTTGAGGCGAAGATCCTCACGTTTCTTGGCAGATTAGGCTTAGCGGACAAGGCGCTGCATTGTGATCATGTCGCCCTGAGAGTGAACAGCATCGCAGCAGCCGATGCACTCAAGCAGGCCTTTAGCGCACGCGGGCGGATCATCTCGGATAATCAAATTAATGGCCGCACGATCCTTATCATCGAACTGGATAAGCCCCTAATATTAGGTAGCTTTAGCATTGACTGCGTCGAGCTACCCTATCCCGGTGATACCCTCTACCCCCAAGAAGGCTGGGAACATATCGAACTGGTACTGCCATCGACGGCACAGGACTGCGACGGCCTAAGCCAAGAGCTGGCTCAGTTGAGTCCATCACTTGTGCCCTTACTCCAAGGGCAAGCGGCATCCTTAACCGAAGCGCCGATAAAAGTGAAATTCAGCTCGCCCAAGGGTGATAAAGAACGTTTAGCCAACCCCACCATTGCCTTTAAACAAGCCGATGTCTGTATCAAAATTCACCCGCACAGCATTAAAGCCGTTATCGCCAGCGAACATGCGGAGATGTGA
- a CDS encoding DUF5062 family protein produces the protein MKPHKHEAQLLKLALEIGIGYAKKRGFDDFDKGVSPKDKVECIYRLLVTDNLIQPLAKDKEDGPNMKHKLVLWIIRHLPENHPLLK, from the coding sequence ATGAAACCCCACAAGCATGAAGCACAGCTACTCAAACTCGCCCTAGAAATTGGTATCGGCTACGCCAAAAAACGCGGTTTTGATGACTTTGACAAAGGTGTGTCGCCCAAGGATAAAGTGGAATGTATTTATCGGCTGTTAGTGACCGATAATTTGATCCAACCCTTAGCCAAAGATAAGGAGGATGGCCCGAATATGAAGCACAAGCTGGTACTGTGGATCATCCGCCATCTGCCTGAAAATCATCCACTTTTAAAATAA